Below is a genomic region from Neoarius graeffei isolate fNeoGra1 chromosome 12, fNeoGra1.pri, whole genome shotgun sequence.
gctcaggctacatccacacgacaacagcaacgagattttatttaaaaaaatatcacgtccacatgggcaacggatcagtaaaatatcaggtacatacggcaacgcaacgcttgctgaaaacgatgcaatacacatgccacacctctatgtgcgctgtaagatggtcccatcagagacaccagaacaatagaagaagtaggacgcatgcgcataaaccccttcttctacccggcatgaagcactctcaggaacaaacacacaacaacaagaagaagatggctgcgactacgtgaggaaatcgtgccttctgtgtgtacaaattagttttattagtgtgcatagttttatataacttaattttcttattgtgtgtgaccattttgaaaagcatttttatataatttatataactttttatattgtgtgtgaacattttgaaaagcagtcttatccaataaaaaaagaaattcaagaaatggttcagttacttgtttatttaaaagaaaagctgtatacaaaagtgaatgcaatgcagtggttcatacaaaacagcgagagtgctgcttgttctagtcatgtggttgtgacgtcatcgttaacaaatccgttctactcatccagacaacttcgcaacggcgccgttgccagatttttccactctggaacccgttctcaaaaaatatcgttttggggcacctaaaacgccggtgccgtgtggacgccaggccgaaacaataaacaattttatcagattcacctgaatccgttgctgtgtggacagcctCTCAGTGTACATGATTTGGTTGCTGGCACATGGTTTGAAGAGCTTGAGAATGTATTAGGCTTTGAAATTGTTATTCCTAATGGCAGTCAGAGGGTAAATGGCCTCCAAATGAGTCTTAAAAAGTTCATTAAGTTCTAAGACTTTACAAGTGAAAGGgtgtgcaggagcggaacccaatgtggtctttttctgttgcatgctgagatgcttttctgcttactacAGTTGTAAAGATTGCTATGGGTTGctacatccttcctggcagcttgaaccaatctggccatttttctctgacctctctgatcaataagatgtttccacccacagaactgtcactcacttaatgggtttttttttccacaccattctgtgtaaactctagagactgttgtgtgtgaaaaccccaggaggtcatcactttctgaaatactcaaagcagtTGAGTATAAAGTAATTATAACATTGGagaaaaatattattttaaaaaaattctttGCTGCAAAGgttgtgttcttttttttttttcatttcaaaaatcaataaaacatgtaAGTATGCCAGGGACTAGAGTTCAAAATTGTCCAAAAATGATGCTAAACTTTTATTAAGGTCATTTGTAAGAAGCTGGAAACGATATAAGAaggaatagtgtgtgtgtgtgtgtgtgtgtgtgtgtgtgtgtgtgtgtgtgtgtgtgtgtgtgtgtgtgtgtgtgtggtgtaattGATTTCTGAACGAGTGGGAACACTGTACAACCTCGAAAATTACATTCTTATAAAGCTGAAATCTACAAGGCCTCGTATTTGGAAAGACATGATCAGCAAGCTGGAGATTCTGTTGAGCAAATTACTTTCCTACAAATAACTGGGGTGTGTTGTTTATGTTTTATGTATTGCTTTTCACCATATGCAAAAACCTAGATTACTTTTCAGTGCCTGGTTAACATGGTTTGGCTCTAAACTGCATAATTATGTAATGATATGTATAATTTGTATTGAGTAAAATATGACTGAAACAACTTAATGAAAGAGACCAAGCAGATTTTACAGTATATTATAATCTGTGACAATATATTTCCCTCCAGTGCTCTGTAATATAAACATGGACAAAAGTTTGTACATTGATATGCAATATGGAATTTTCCAAAATAATGAATCTGAATTATTTTTTACCAGCATGTTTTAAGTTACCCAGCAACACTACACAAACATATACTCCGTGAAATGAGGAAAAGATTCAATATTCAAgattcctttattgtcactgcaccgtACAGTGAAACTGAAGCAAGCAATCCAGTCAGTGTATTCATAAAAACACTTATtattaaggaaaaaaagaaaaagaaaaaagatagatctgtacaagataaacattcaagcaaaaagataaacaaatctgtacaagatagataaatagataagtcaataaaaaagataaatatatCTATACAAGAACTGCTTAAAAATGTAATTTTATGTATCTAGGGTGTGACCTATGACACAGCGTGACGATCAGTCAGCAGGTTGTTGCGCAGAGAtaagtgaatttatttttttcgtggtgcggttttcatcaaatcctgcactctgattggctggcaagcggttccgtgtcctacggtacggaccccagttacggaccccggttatggacctctggcgacttgctcattcacaacaacaacaaacatagtagaaatttttgtcaacatttatcttttttataatatttttatcaaaaatcttataaatttttgccagcatttctcagcataatagcattaattttacagcatggatagtgataacgacagtgttcacagcaaaagcgagttttactaccctgaggaagaagaaataaaataaaacatttcaggagaaagctaaaaacctctaacttgctaacgccgagcaaaaacatggctgaatcctgaatgactcaattttgtataaataggggactacataggcggcaaaatgtagttttttttcctgccatggaagtggacttgtataccgaggaggaagcaatttgcattacagccgtgaatgaggattcaaaatggtggctcgcctcgcctcagttttccctttcgggcgctctcgttttgtgttagaatttggtaaagaaaaaaataaatatattttttaccagcttaaagaggcattccaccattggatgtactctttggcataaaatacaatatacttttatgacaacatgactagacagagaaatcttttagcttcaaaatgatatatcaaacataattttttgacaacgacaagtatattaattttgcgaccaaagtcacctacccttttaatttccgcgcggtagtgaaacgtgatgtcatcggcaggtgccccttcttgtgtaccacgtgacgtatcCTGCCTctcggatttgtcctaccaagcctactgcgcatgcgcgaaatcgcctactgcgcatgcacaaaatccaggagggtaggaaaattcaacagtagtagtgatgggaatttcggctctttttcgggagccggctcttttggctcttcttactataaggagccggctctttcggctcccaaacggctcctgagattttatttttgatttaattgctgcaattaactagttaattctgattctatttctcctctcagttataatctctcctgcttttgaaaagatcctctcttaggggacagatgctgccactatacacatcctccgtgccatcacatgTGTAAGccatggatagagtgcagccttggtctcccaccagcttagtgggtctgcgtttcgctgtaacaggggctcctttgaatggtaatagacaacacaaagacgcaatcggacagcaactttttttgtgaaagtctctctctctccctctctctctctctgaggcacctaaggacaaaaaactaattcggctccccaactcggctcccaccgaagagccggctcccatcgttcacttcaaagagctggCTCTTTGAACTGCAtcattcgcgaccgacacatcactaaacagtagttttgtcctaccgatcagctgggctgatagaaaatcggtgagtatttcacgcatttgccgatttttatgttttgtgcatattggtcgagtctttggccgagtcaaataatttgtaatgacttgttgtgaataataaaacggtctgcatgagaacttgctaattgtaatggcgttatgtgttctgcgcatgcgcagtaggcttggtaggacaaatccaagaggtgggataactttacagaacaccgacacatggtacacaagaaggggcacctgccgatgacatcacgtttcactaccgcgcggaaattaaaagggtaggtgactttggtcgcaaaattaatatacttgtcgttgtcaaaaaattatgtttgatatatcattttgaagctaaaagatttctctgtctagtcatgttgtcataaaagtatattgtattttatgccaaagagtacatccaatggtggaatgcctctttaaggtcggtctgtatggtgaaataccgtgacctcggccttgaatactgacctcggcccagagggcctcgctcagtactttcaagacctcagtcacggtatttcacgatacagacctctcagctggtaaataacatatatgtattgcaCAATTAGGCGTGATAATTGCACATTTGCCCATATTGACAGAGTGCAGGGAATGGATACAATTTTAATAAACACAAACAAtgcactaaaataaataaatacatatatgTGTATTAGTGGGTGCTGTTTTTTtgtaaaaaatattaaaaataactaGACACGTGATGACACACACAAttccaaatgtgtgtgtgtgtgtgtgtgtgtgtgtgtgtgtgtgtgtgtgtgtgtgtgtgtatacataaaaaaaaaagaaaagaaactacACAAAACAAGAAATGAGTTTTCgacttacagtaccagtcaaaagtttggacacctagtcattcataggtttttctgtattttatctattttctacattgtagaataatactCAAGAAACCAAAAgtatgaaataatatatggaacatgtatgaaaTTATatgataaacaaaaaagtgttaaaaaaaatgttttatattggggtggcacagtggtgtagtggttagcgccgtcgcctcacagcaagaaggtccgggttcgagccccgtggccggcgagggcctttctgtgtggagtttgcatgttctccccgtgtccacgtgggtttcctccgggtgctccggtttcccccacagtccaaagacatgcaggttaggttaactggtgactctaaattgaccgtaggtgtgaatgtgagtgtgaatggttgtctgtgtctatgtgtcagccctgtgatgacctggcgacttgttcagggtgtaccctgcctttcgcctgtagtcagctgggatagactccagcttgcctgcgaccctgtagaacaggataaagcggctagagataatgagattagatgtttcatattttagattcttcaaaatacccagcatttaccttgatgacactttggacactattggcattatcttaaccagcttcatgaggtatttaactggaatgcttttcaattaataggtgcctcgtcaaaagttaattagtgcacttccctgccttcttaatgcatctgaCACCATTGAAAagttaaatagtaaataataaaaatacagtaatagCCCCATTcggcaactgtagtaatccatattatgtcaagaaccgctcaactaagtaaagagaaattacatccatcattactttaaaacatgaagtgacttttaattaataaaaataaagatgaaACATAGAATTAgaacgtgtccaaacttttgactattaCTGTACagcgccctccatgattattggcaccccttgtaaagattactaaaaagggttagaaaaaattcaccctttggtgaagtcgcttcatctcacactgaaaaaatgagaaaaatccaagctttaattaaaataaatttattcagataaaaacaaatccctcatcaagaaattattatttttaacaaaATCACATGTGCCAATATTATCAgcgcccctgcatttaatactttgtacaacctccctttggcagtaaaacagcaccaagtcttctataacattttataaggttggagatacagagcagggcatctgagaccattcctctttacacaatctcggatcattgtcctgctggaagagccAGTGGTGACCCAGTTTTTGTTTCctgacagaggcagccagattttgatttaaaatgtccatggagtccatgatgtcatgtaccctaacaaggttttcaaggtctttggaggaaaaacaggcccaaaacatcacagagcatccaccatattttacagtcgggatcaggttcttttcattatagccatccttattTTTACACCAAATCcatcttgagtgtttattgccaaagcgctctatttttgttacatcagaccataggaCACAGTTCCAGTtaaagttgtagtagcattttgCACACTTCAGGCACTTATGTTTGtgtttaactgacagaaaaggcttttttttctggcataccttccaaataatcatttggcatggaggtggagtctgatggtggttttggagatttggaaacccCAAAGATtaaactttttcttgtaattcaccaacagtcatCCTCAgggatttttttccctctcttaccAAACCATTCTAGTTGGATGTCCACTttgttattattgccctaacagtagaaattgacattttcaggtgagtagcgattttttttaaataaccatttcCTGAGTTATGAAGGTCaatacacttctccctcatttggtttgtgtgttctcttatcttgtcTCATGTTGAtgcatgactaagggaatttagcttctgtgtcacctcatatttgttccccagttaatccggAAGTCATGGAttccagcttgaaagttcctacacactccaatcaactcgaaaaatatacaatttaaatgggaaaaatccttcagttacattgtgttcactataatttctaggggtgccaataatagtggcacatgtgcgtttgtagaaaataattatttcttgatgagggatttgtttttctctgaataaatttatttcgatTAAAGGtcggatttttctaattttttcagtgtgagatgaagcgagttcaccaaaaggtggattgttTTCGAaccctaatctttacaaggggggccaataattgtggagggtgctgtatacAAGTTATACATTTGCAACTCAATATCTTTATAGAGTtgtaaataaaatattatttcttgATAATTTGTTAGTAATGCAGTATATTAACCCAGTTATTAAAAAGTGACACTGAATTTTACTCAATGTCACATTCTATTAAAGAAAAAGTAATGGCagtattttaaataattttaataataaaGACAACACCACACCCACCTCAGCAACCCCAAGTCCAAGCAATAGTGTGAAATTATTAGCAGCTACTGGCTATGTAGGACACTCTGATATTTTATCCCACAttatcttgaaaaaaaatgacGATAAGTGAGGAATAAAACAAAGTGCGTGGTGTTGTTATTGTGTTATAAAATACTGAGTGACTAGGAGTTACTGTTAGTACCCTAAAGCTTATAGCTGTCCTATAACAGTATGtccacaagtgttttattcccatTATACCAcaggaattttatttatttattaaggaacatttaatcttttttttccatttacaaTCACATTTAATATTGTGGACACAAGTTAttttctgttatcacttacataatAGCAGCTATATCAATTTGTTTCTACTCTTACCAgcctctggggttttttttctctctttaaaataataatacaaaactacagattgtcatgttaccaagaaaccacaaatGGTGTCTGGTGTGTTTGTTTGGTGTGTGTCATTTCATGCATAATGAGCATAACACACTGAAGAACAGAAGCAGGGCGAGAACCAAATATTGAAGAATTATACTTTAGTATTGGAACAAACACAgagtaatatttcgtatttgttcatagatagatagatagataaatgcaGACAGAAGGCTTGAAATGAAATAATGAGAGGGTCTCAGTGATATCAGAGGCATACATTTATTGTTCTTGCAGCAACATTTCACTTTTTCACATTTAGCACTCTTTCCTTCATAAATACAGTGCAATAATTTGCGTTCAAAGCAGTTACAGCTGATTCAGTAGGCAAGTTATCATTGCAGTGCAGTTTGGATTCAGTACCATCATCAGAGAGCTGAGGATAAGTACGTGAAGGTTTTATtctgcctgatttttttttttttacttcttttcTTTGGGTTTTTCTGCTTCCTCTTTTGGCTTTTCCTGTTCTTGCTTTCCCTCAGCTTTAGCTTCAACACCTTCATCTTTTGCTTTTGGTTTTTCTGCTTCTTTGGGTTTGACTTTCTCAGGCTCCTCTTTGACCTTTTCTTCAGCTGGCTTGGGTTTTGTCTCAGTTTCCTCCTTAACCGGCTCAGCTGCCTTACTATCCTCCTTATCTTTTCCTGAGTCTGTCTCAGCTTTGACCTTGTCATCACCCTTTTCCTCATCTTTCTCGGCCTTTTCCTCCTGTCCTTCTTTCTCACCACCCTCCTCCTTCTCCGCCTGCAcagcttcttcttttccttcctgCTCCTCACCCTCTTTAACTTCCTCTTCACctccttccttttcttcttcctctgcagcctcctcttcttcctctgcGAAACAGAAATGATTTATTTATGGATACTGACATCAGAAAAAATGAAAGTCTAAAATGCTAGCTTACCCTCTTGTTTCTCCCCTTCTTCATCTTTCTCTTCATCACCCtctttttcctcttcttcttcttccttctcctccttcttttcttcttctacttcttccttctcctcctcttcctcttccttttcttcttcctcctcctcttcctcttcctccttggATGGTTCTGCAGAGAGGGTGGAGTGCACCAGGCGAGAGCTGAGCAGATAGGGGGCAGCAGAGGTCACACTGGACTGGACAGAAAAGACGGCACGTGAATAGGAAGGAGCCATCGTGTAGGAACTGGCCAAACCTCCTGCCATGCCAGCACTGAGGCGGGATTCCTCACCCTCCAAGAGCTTCCTGTTAGGAGTGAACATCATGAGAAAAGACCATCAATTATCTCATTAGACATAAAACATGCAGTTTTCTGTCTGTTGTGTTTCCTACCTGTATGCAGCTATTTCAATATCGAGGGCCATCTTGACATTGAGGAGATCCTGGTACTCTTTAAGGTACCTGGCCATTTCACCTTTAGTGGCTCGTAATTCATTGTCAAGCTCATTGATTGTGTCCTGTAGAGCACATGAAAGCCAAATTAAGATGATAATTCACCTTTTATTACAAAGCAATGATCAGTTTGCTACAACATGCGAAAGTTATATCTGAAATTGGATTACATAAAAGTACTACTGGAGCTTTATATTTGCtttaaataatttcattttattttaaccaGCAGTGATGTGGACTCACCTGCATGGCTGCGATTTCTGCGCTCTGCTTGTCCTCCACCTCTCTCAGTTGTTTCTCCAATGATTCGTTTAAATTCTTGCAGGCGTCTATTTCCAGGATGCGTGCCTGCAGCTGTCGCCGGTACTCGCCTGCTTCATCCTTGGACGTCCTCACGGCGCTAGTGTGATGGGCCACGGTCTCCGTCAGATGCCCCACTTTCCCGCGGAACCAATCTTCAGCAGCCTGCATATTACGTGCTGCCAGCCTCTCGTACTGTGCTCGGATTTCACCCAGGGCACTCGACAGGTCTGGTTTGGCCGTCTCGGTTTCAACGGCTATCTGTGCACCATACTGGATCTGTGCTTGCAGCTCAGAGATCTCTCCTTCATGGAGCTTCTTGAGGAAGGCCAGCTCATCCAGAAGGACACCCACTCTCTTCTCCAGTTCCACCTGGGAAAGAGTTCGCTCATCGGCCTCTTTGCGAGCATCCATGAGCCTGGCCTCAGAGTTCTCTCGCTCCAGGGCCTCCTCATCATACTGCCTCTGCAGGGCCCTAAGCGTTTCTTCCAAGTGCTCCCTCCGGCTCATTGCAGCCTGTTTCTCCAGTTCGGCCTCATCCACAGCGGCTCGGAGAGCACGAGCTTCCTGCTCATACAGGGCACGCAGGCATGATGGCTCACTGTGCCTCTGCCTCAGTAGAAGCAGCTCAGCCTCAAGGGCTCGGTTCTGCTGCTCAAGCTCATGGACACGCTCAATGAAGCCAGCAAAGCGATCATTGAGCTCCTGCAGCTGGGCCTTCTCCTGAGTGCGTACTGCTCGGAGCTCAGAGCTCACCTGCGCTGCCTGGCTCAGGTCCAGCTCCAGAGGGTGGCTAGCGCTGCTCAGCAgtaaggaggaggaggatgagatGCGCCCAGGGGAGCTGTACTGCAGGCGAGCAGAGGACAGTGGAGATGAGTGGCTGGAATACACGGTGCGGGAACGAGTCCGTGTCGCCACACGTGGAGGTGCACTCTCCACATACCAACGCTTGTATGAGGAGGTGTAGTAAGGATCGAAACCGATGCCACTCATGGCTTCAAGGACAATCTGCTCGGTCTCTCTCTTCTTCTCACAGCTAGCAGACTGAGACACTGCTGTCTCTGCTGCAGTCCCGACTGCTTATATAGCCAGGAAGGGCAGGTCTGACGCAACTGCTTTTCTAAACACTGACTATGCAGAATCGATTGAAGGAGAGAGTGGGAGGAACtaaaagagagagaggaagagagagagggaaagggaGGGGAGATCAAAAGAGTGTGAGGAAATGAAAGCACTATGGAAGAGAAAGGATGGTGCAAGACCATAAAGATTtagggaattattattattattattattattattattagtagtagtagtagtagtgttgcTGTTGTTTGTATAATTATTAAGTAGTTTAtatgggcaaaagtatgtggacacctgaccaatcacactcatgtgtgcttgttgaacatcccatttcagatttaagccccctttgctgttataataacttccactcctcggggaaggctttccactaaattTTTAGCGTGTGGCTGTAGAGATTTATGCCCATTCAACCGCAAGCAAATTAGTGAGGTTGGGCAATGATGTTGGGCGATGAAGCCTGGGGCACAATCAGcactccagttcatcccaaaggtgttcagtggggttgaagtcaggattCTGTGCAGGCTACTCAATTTCTTCTACACCAACATCAGCAAACCATATCTTCATGGACTTTGTTTCATGCACAGGGTCAGTGTCATACTAGAACAGGTTTGGGTTAGTTCCCTTCATTccactgaagggaaattgtaatgcttcaGTGcatagacattctagacaattgtgtgatTCCAACCTTGTGACAACAGTTTGTGGAAGGCCCACATAtgaatgtgatggtcaggtgtccacatacttttggccatatagtgtatgtgtAAAATACTAAAtgattaaacaatctcattacaTATTGGAGTAGATATAAATCATGAacacccacccaaaaaaaaaagcttttttagAGTAAGCAATAATATATCAGTATTTGTTTAAGGAAAAATATatagtgttttgtttgtttggaatGTTTCTGACACACCCTCAGAAATATTTGGATTAGTTAATGGTTCTTAGCTTCCTGAAGGGGTTACTACTTGGAACTTCTCTTTGATAGAGTGGTTACTTAAATCCAGACCTTTTAAGGATTCTGTCAGAGAAACAAATCAATGAACACTAAAAGGTTCTTCAGTTCATCTTTTCTGGATATCCTTCAGTCATGTTATTAATATTCTCTTCACTGTACTTTTATCAAACTTCCTCAGATGTCATTTACTGAATATCAAAATCCTTTATTACTGTCATTAAGGTTTGTTTTTACTTTAATCGGGAACTATGTGTAAAAAAACTGTACAGAAACAAAATTAAAATATCCAACCAcacacatccattatctgtagccgcttatcctgttctacagggtcgcaggcaagctggagcctatcccagctgagtgtgggggagaggcggggtacaccctggacaagtcgccaggtcatcgcagggctggcacataaacacattgcctttgggggaaactggagcaccaggaggaaacccacacagacatgggaagagcatgcaaactccatacagaaaggccctcgtcagccgctgggtttgaacccaggaccttcttgctgtgaagcgatagtgctaaccataacaccaccatgccgcactctaaacacacacacttccatcCATAGCCCACTGTCTGACAAGACAGTTaaccaaaaacaaacaatatgaaagcTATTGAATTCCTTCTGGTAATATCAGCTACACCCTGCCTTAATGATTTTTCCTGTTTCTGTTACATTAACTGGGGGAagacatagcctaatggttagagaagcagctttggaaccagaaggttgctggttcgatttcctagaccatcaggaatggctgaagtgcccttgagcaaggcacctaacccaagtatgttgtacattgctctggataagggtgtctgctaaatgccattgatGTAATGTAACTGTATCATGCAATATTAACTGTGTACTGTGAAATCAGTTGTGTTGTATTTCTGTAATCAGATTTAATGTTTAACTGTACGGTACTTGTTACTAAATCTGTACTCAGACTGTAAGCTGTGTGAATAAAGAATTTAGTACAGTCCCTGGAATAGCCAAAGCTTACACAGGGATATTCTTCTACTATGGGATGTGACTGCCCCCACTGGTTATAGTGAGAACTGCATCCAAAGATTTCAACAGGGATTTAACCAGTGATGTGAATGCAATTTGTCATATCCATGTGCAGCCTGCTGCCTCTTCACTTTTAATTTTCTGCTGCACTAGTTAGTTAGCTCTAGACATTTGTCTAATAACAATCATGTTGCACTCAGATTGTTCAAAAAAAAGTCTCTCACTGGAGATACATGAGGTGCTATTCTGAGGCCTACAAGCTCCTACTCATCACGAGGCCGACACACTGATTGAGTCCTCTGCCTCCTTCAGCTCACATCATATGTATCCTAGAGA
It encodes:
- the nefla gene encoding neurofilament light polypeptide: MSGIGFDPYYTSSYKRWYVESAPPRVATRTRSRTVYSSHSSPLSSARLQYSSPGRISSSSSLLLSSASHPLELDLSQAAQVSSELRAVRTQEKAQLQELNDRFAGFIERVHELEQQNRALEAELLLLRQRHSEPSCLRALYEQEARALRAAVDEAELEKQAAMSRREHLEETLRALQRQYDEEALERENSEARLMDARKEADERTLSQVELEKRVGVLLDELAFLKKLHEGEISELQAQIQYGAQIAVETETAKPDLSSALGEIRAQYERLAARNMQAAEDWFRGKVGHLTETVAHHTSAVRTSKDEAGEYRRQLQARILEIDACKNLNESLEKQLREVEDKQSAEIAAMQDTINELDNELRATKGEMARYLKEYQDLLNVKMALDIEIAAYRKLLEGEESRLSAGMAGGLASSYTMAPSYSRAVFSVQSSVTSAAPYLLSSRLVHSTLSAEPSKEEEEEEEEEEKEEEEEEKEEVEEEKKEEKEEEEEEKEGDEEKDEEGEKQEEEEEEAAEEEEKEGGEEEVKEGEEQEGKEEAVQAEKEEGGEKEGQEEKAEKDEEKGDDKVKAETDSGKDKEDSKAAEPVKEETETKPKPAEEKVKEEPEKVKPKEAEKPKAKDEGVEAKAEGKQEQEKPKEEAEKPKEKK